The region AAGGCGATCGCGGAAAAGGAATTGAAAGAATTGGATCTGGGGGGAATCCGGCAATTTTGGGAAGAGATTCAACGGGAATACGGCGCCTTCCTCCCGGAAAGCAAAACCGGGGACGTGACGGATTTTATAAAAAGCGCGGGCAGTTTTTCCTTTAAGGATTGGGGGACCGGCCTGTTGAAATACGCCTTTCAGGAACTATTGATCAACGGAAAACTGCTGGGATCCCTCCTGCTTCTGACGATCTTCAGCATGTTTTTGCAGATGCTGCAAAATTCCTTCGAAACCGCTTCCGTCAGCAAAATCGCCTACGCCATCGTGTTCATCGTCCTGTTGATCATCGCCCTGAACAGCTTCCATATCGCCGTCTCCTATGCCGAGAAAGCCGTCGGCCGGATGGTCCATTTCACCCTGGCCTTCATTCCCCTCTTCCTGGCCCTTATGGCCTCGGGCGGCGCCGTCGTTTCCGCCGGCTTTTTCCATCCGGTCCTCCTCTTCATGGCCAATGTCAGCGGCATGTTCGTCCAAAAAATCGTCTTTCCCCTGCTTTTCCTCTCCGTCCTGTTAAACGTCGTCAGCACCTTGACGGAGCATTACAAGGCGACCCAGCTGGCGGGGCTGTTGAGGAATTGGAGCATCGGGCTCCTCGGGCTGTTCATGACGGTTTTTTTGGGGGTGATTTCCGTCCAGGGAGGAGCCGCGGCCGTGGCCGACGGGGTGGCGGTCCGCACGGCAAAGTTTTTAACGGGCAATCTGATCCCCGTTTTCGGACGAATGTTGACCGATGCGGCGGATACGGTCATCGCCGCGTCGTTGCTTCTAAAAAACATGATCGGCGTCGCCGGGGTGGTCATGCTGCTGTTCTCGGTCCTCTTTCCGTCCGTCAAAATATTGCTGATCGCCTTTTTTTACAAATTGGCCGCCAGCATCATGCAGCCCCTGGGCGGCGGCCCGATCATCGAATGTTTGTCGATCATTTCAAAAAGCGTCCTCTACATTTTTGCCGCCCTCGGAATCGTTTCGATGATGTTTTTTCTCAGCCTGACGATCATCATCATCGCCGGAAACATGCAAGTCATGATCCGTTAGAAGGTGATACGGTGGAACTTCTATCCTCCTGGATCCAGAACATCATCCTTTTTATCCTGCTTTCCGTCGTCATTGAAATGCTTCTTCCCCGCTCCGACATGCAGAAATATGTCCGCATGGCCGCCGGGCTCGTGCTGTTGATCCTCATTTTAACCCCGATCATGAAATTGTTCGCCATGGATGGGGAAGAGCTGATGGAACGGGCCCGGGAATCGATCGCTTCCATCCCCGCTGCGGGAAATGACATCGATGCGAAGAAAAAAGAAATACAAGCCAGACAAGATGCATATATTTTAGAACAAACGGCTTTCCAGCTGAAGGAAGCAGCGGAAAAGGGGCTGATCGGCCAATTCGGTTTCCGGTTTGACGAGATCGAAATCGAGCTGAAGAAGGGCGATGGGAACATCCCCGGCGACGCGGAGAAGATCCGGGCGGTTTTGGCCAAGGAAGAAGGCGGCCGGGAGGTGGAAGAAATCCGGGAAGTCCATATCGGAGCGGATGGCGACGCCAAGAGGATTGAGGAAGATTTGCGGCAGGAAATCGTGAAGTATTTGTCGGAAAAATGGGAGGTGGATTCGGAAAAACTTGAAATCGTCATTGAAGGAGGATAAGCGCCGAAAAATGAAATTGTTCGGGAAAATCAGCGAAATCCTTTCCGGATGGGGCGATGAAAAGAAAAAGTCCTATTTTCTTGTCATTCTCGTACTCGGCATCGCTTTGATGATCGCAGGAAATATCTTCCGTTCCGATGAATCGGCGATAACGGAGCCGTCGGGAAAAAATCCCGGCGGCGCGGAAAGCCGAAAGGAACAGCCGGTTTCCGGGAATGAAGCCCCGAACCAAGCCAGCGGAATGGCGGACTATGAATCCTATTACGAAAACGAACTGAAAAAGGCCCTCGAATCGATCGCCGGGGTGGGGGATGTCACCGTCCTCATCAATGTCGGTTCGACGGAGAAGAAGATCTATGAAAAAAATACGGTGAAAAAAAAGCAAGTGACCAATGAAAAGGACACAAACGGGGGAGAAAGGGAGATCGAGGATGAAACCGTGGAAGAGCAGATGGTGATCATCCGGGAAGGGGACAAGGAGGTCCCCCTCGTTTCGGAAACGAAAAAGCCGGAAATATCCGGCGTGCTTGTCGTCGCCAAAGGCGCGGAACAGATCCAAATCCGGAAGATGATCCTGGAAGCGTGCATGAAGGTGTTGGATGTGCCGAGCCACCGAATATCCATCATGGCGAAAAAATAAAGGAGGTTTTGCGGGATGATGCTGAAAAAACAGACGGTATGGTTTTTAACCATGTTAAGCCTGGTCATCGTTTTGGCCGTATATTATCTTTCGTTGCCGGAAAATAACAGGGATCTTTCGGCGGTCAGCGAAAAAGGGAGTTCGCAGGAAAAATCCGGAGGCGAAGGGAACCCGGAAGATACGTCCGGTTTGACCGGCGATGAGAACTTTGAAGCGATCCGCCTGCAGCTGCAGGACGAAAGGAGCAGAAAGATGGAAGAGCTGCAGGCCATCGCCGCCTCCACCGATTTATCCGCCGAGGAAAGGAGCCGGGCGAAGGATGAAATGGACCAGCTGAGCAAAAACGCGGAAAAGGAAAAATTGCTCGAGTCGCTGATCACCTCCACTCTCGGCTATGAAGACGCCCTCGTCCGCGTCGACGGGAACGAGGTAAGGATTACCGTAAAAGGGCAGGAGCCGTCAAGGGCGAACGCCAATGAGATCATCCATCTCGTTCTGAAGGAAGTGGGAACCACCCAGGTCAACGTCGCCTTCCAAAAAGAACAGACGAACGATTCAAAATAAGGAAATGTCCGGTCCTCCTGATGAGAGGATCTTTTTTGTCCCGCTTCAGCCGGTTTTCGTGGAAAAGCCGCTGGGGAGCGGCATCCTTTTTGCTTTTTGGCCAGTTGGGAATCGCCTCATCTGTCATGTGGCCGTTCCAAGAGCGGCTTCCTTTTTGCTTTTTCGCCAGGCCGGATCCGGGTAAGGGCTTCCATGGCGGCCCGGCATTTTTCCGAAACGCGGGAACGGAAGCAGCGGCCGCCCGGCCCGATCCCTTTTCAATGGTGGTTGAATCGGAGAAATGGGTTATTGTATGATATTAGTAGCTAGTCACAAAAATAAAGGGGTGTGTTTTTTTTGCTGAAAGTGCAGGAGATACGGGAATTGATCCGTTTAGTCGACCAATCCAGCCTGGAAGAATTCAAATACGAATATGACGGCATGAAATTGGAAATGAAAAAGAGAAAAATCCTCCCGGAAACGGCGATGGAGGCGCCGGTCCGTCAACCGGCGGCGGAGCGGACCCAGGAACAGCCGGGGAATGCCGAAGCGGAGGCCGGCCGTTCCCTTGCCGTGAAGGTAGAGAATGAAGGAAAACCCGCGGTTGCCGAACCGTCCCCCGCAAAGGAAGAGGGCGGACAGAACGCCGGGGAAAATCTCCATAAGATCACGTCGCCGATGGTCGGCACCTTCTATCAGGCACCGTCGCCCGGCGCGGAACCTTACGTGAAGATCGGTTCGAAAGTGAAGAAAAACACGGTCGTCTGCATTATTGAAGCGATGAAGCTGTTCAACGAAATCGAAGCGGATGTGGAGGGGGAAATCGTCGATATCCTGGTGAAGGACGGACAATTGGTGGAATACGGCCAGCCGCTGTTTTTGGTGAAGGAAGAATAAGGGGTGGCTGCAGTGATCAGGAAAGTTTTAATCGCGAACAGAGGGGAAATCGCCGTCAGGATCATCCGCGCCTGCAAAGAGCTCGGCATCGAAACGGTCGCCGTCTATTCCACGGCGGATCAGGACGCCCTCCATGTGCAGCTGGCCGATGAGGCCTATTGCATCGGGCCGAATCCGTCCAAGGACAGCTATTTGAACAAAACGAACATTTTGAGCGTCGCCAAATTGACCGGCTGTGACGCCGTTCATCCCGGTTACGGGTTTTTGGCGGAGAACGCGGACTTTGCCGAACTGGTCAATGAATGCCAGTTGATTTTTATCGGGCCGAGCCCGGAGGCCATCGCCAAGATGGGGCTGAAAGACGTGGCCAAAGCGACGATGAAGGAAGCGGGCGTTCCCGTCGTTCCCGGTTCCGACGGCATTGTTTCCGACAGTGAAGAGGCGGTGAAAATCGCCGAAGACATCGGTTATCCGGTCATTATTAAAGCGACGGCCGGCGGCGGGGGAAAAGGGATCCGCGTCGCCCGAGACCGGGATGAACTGATCAAGGGCTTGAGGATCACCCAGCAGGAGGCGATGACCGCCTTCGGGAATCCCGGCGTCTATTTGGAGAAATGCATCGAAGATTTCCGCCACGTGGAAATTCAAATTTTGGCCGACCGTTACGGAAACGTGATCCATTTGGGAGAACGGGATTGTTCGATTCAAAGGAGATTGCAAAAATTGGTGGAGGAAGCCCCGTCTTCGGCCATCGACGAGGAAATCCGGAATCGGATGGGGGAAGCGGCGGTCCGGGCCGCCAAAGCCGTCGGCTATACCGGCGCAGGGACGGTGGAATTTATTTTCGACGTGCAAAACAAGAAGTTCTACTTCATGGAAATGAACACGAGGATTCAGGTGGAACACCCCGTCACGGAGCTGGTGACCGGCATCGACATCGTCAAGGAACAGATTTTGATCGCATCAGGCGAGAAATTGTCCTATAAACAGGAGGATATCCGTTTTGACGGCTGGGCGATCGAGTGCAGGATCAACGCGGAAAACCCGCTGAAAAATTTTGCCCCGTCCCCGGGGAAGATCCGGATGTACCTCCCGCCGGGGGGATTTGGCGTGCGCGTCGATTCCGCCGCCTATCCCGGCTACAGCATTCCGCCCTTTTACGATTCCATGATCGCAAAGCTGATCGTTCACGGGAAGACGCGGGAAGAAGCCATCGCCCGGATGAAGCGGGCGTTGGGCGAATTTGTGATCGAAGGCGTGCATACGACCATCCCCTTCCATTTGAATTTGATGGATCATCCGGCATTCAAGGAAGGAAAGTTTAACACAAAATTTCTTGATATTCACGATGTGATGAAGGAAACTAAAGAAGGAGGTGTATCGCATGGCTGAAAATAATCCGCTGGAAATGGTG is a window of Caldibacillus debilis DSM 16016 DNA encoding:
- the spoIIIAE gene encoding stage III sporulation protein AE, coding for MKTKWARLLAVAAVFFLFWLDSVSAVEKGGGETGEELSPKAIAEKELKELDLGGIRQFWEEIQREYGAFLPESKTGDVTDFIKSAGSFSFKDWGTGLLKYAFQELLINGKLLGSLLLLTIFSMFLQMLQNSFETASVSKIAYAIVFIVLLIIALNSFHIAVSYAEKAVGRMVHFTLAFIPLFLALMASGGAVVSAGFFHPVLLFMANVSGMFVQKIVFPLLFLSVLLNVVSTLTEHYKATQLAGLLRNWSIGLLGLFMTVFLGVISVQGGAAAVADGVAVRTAKFLTGNLIPVFGRMLTDAADTVIAASLLLKNMIGVAGVVMLLFSVLFPSVKILLIAFFYKLAASIMQPLGGGPIIECLSIISKSVLYIFAALGIVSMMFFLSLTIIIIAGNMQVMIR
- the spoIIIAF gene encoding stage III sporulation protein AF, translated to MELLSSWIQNIILFILLSVVIEMLLPRSDMQKYVRMAAGLVLLILILTPIMKLFAMDGEELMERARESIASIPAAGNDIDAKKKEIQARQDAYILEQTAFQLKEAAEKGLIGQFGFRFDEIEIELKKGDGNIPGDAEKIRAVLAKEEGGREVEEIREVHIGADGDAKRIEEDLRQEIVKYLSEKWEVDSEKLEIVIEGG
- the spoIIIAG gene encoding stage III sporulation protein AG; this encodes MKLFGKISEILSGWGDEKKKSYFLVILVLGIALMIAGNIFRSDESAITEPSGKNPGGAESRKEQPVSGNEAPNQASGMADYESYYENELKKALESIAGVGDVTVLINVGSTEKKIYEKNTVKKKQVTNEKDTNGGEREIEDETVEEQMVIIREGDKEVPLVSETKKPEISGVLVVAKGAEQIQIRKMILEACMKVLDVPSHRISIMAKK
- a CDS encoding SpoIIIAH-like family protein, which translates into the protein MMLKKQTVWFLTMLSLVIVLAVYYLSLPENNRDLSAVSEKGSSQEKSGGEGNPEDTSGLTGDENFEAIRLQLQDERSRKMEELQAIAASTDLSAEERSRAKDEMDQLSKNAEKEKLLESLITSTLGYEDALVRVDGNEVRITVKGQEPSRANANEIIHLVLKEVGTTQVNVAFQKEQTNDSK
- the accB gene encoding acetyl-CoA carboxylase biotin carboxyl carrier protein, which encodes MKVQEIRELIRLVDQSSLEEFKYEYDGMKLEMKKRKILPETAMEAPVRQPAAERTQEQPGNAEAEAGRSLAVKVENEGKPAVAEPSPAKEEGGQNAGENLHKITSPMVGTFYQAPSPGAEPYVKIGSKVKKNTVVCIIEAMKLFNEIEADVEGEIVDILVKDGQLVEYGQPLFLVKEE
- the accC gene encoding acetyl-CoA carboxylase biotin carboxylase subunit; amino-acid sequence: MIRKVLIANRGEIAVRIIRACKELGIETVAVYSTADQDALHVQLADEAYCIGPNPSKDSYLNKTNILSVAKLTGCDAVHPGYGFLAENADFAELVNECQLIFIGPSPEAIAKMGLKDVAKATMKEAGVPVVPGSDGIVSDSEEAVKIAEDIGYPVIIKATAGGGGKGIRVARDRDELIKGLRITQQEAMTAFGNPGVYLEKCIEDFRHVEIQILADRYGNVIHLGERDCSIQRRLQKLVEEAPSSAIDEEIRNRMGEAAVRAAKAVGYTGAGTVEFIFDVQNKKFYFMEMNTRIQVEHPVTELVTGIDIVKEQILIASGEKLSYKQEDIRFDGWAIECRINAENPLKNFAPSPGKIRMYLPPGGFGVRVDSAAYPGYSIPPFYDSMIAKLIVHGKTREEAIARMKRALGEFVIEGVHTTIPFHLNLMDHPAFKEGKFNTKFLDIHDVMKETKEGGVSHG